In Rutidosis leptorrhynchoides isolate AG116_Rl617_1_P2 chromosome 6, CSIRO_AGI_Rlap_v1, whole genome shotgun sequence, the DNA window tatatatatatatatatatatatatatatatatatatatatatatatatatatacatacatacatatatagtggtaggatcaagagggaagtaaccaatcggggggaagcggggggaagcaaatttatttttcccgttttttgaaaaaactttgttcacgaacattatagattggatgaaaataagaacatttagaaaagacacttcgtgatgaatgttattattttggaggaaaaacgctcgaagaagtaatatataacaattatcgtgtttttcgagcgtatgttgaggttttagacattagggtttagatattagggtttatagggtttagatattagggtttagaaatttagggtttagggttttgatttaggatttagattgagtttttaacacgaacggtttagagtttagggttttgggtttagggttttgggtttatgaaataaacccaaaacaccaaaccctaaaccctaaactcaaaatcgggctaaattttacttcacaaaacatgaagaaaaaaaacgttaacattcttcacgaacaatattatcttgaatgttatttttgtcgatcgttttcccgccaaaataataacattcatcacgaagtgtcttttctaaatgttcttattttcatccaatctataatgttcgtgaacaaagtattttcaaaaaaacgaaaaaaaaaaaaaaatttgcttccccccgctacccccgattggttactttctcattgatcctgcccctatatatatatatatatatatatatatatatatatatatatatatatatatatatatatatatatatataggggcaggatcaatggggaagtaaccaatcgggggtagcggggggaagcaaaaaaaatttcgtttttttttttaaaattttttttcaggcattaagatcacacgaaaatttgaacatttaaaaaagacacttcgtgatgaatgttattatttagtcgggaaaacgatcgacaaacataacattcaagataatattaatcgtgaagaatgttaacgattttttttcttcatgttttgtgaagtaaaatttaacccgatttagagtttagggttcagggtgtagggtttagggtttggtgttttggcttTAGTCCGTAAACCCaataccccaaaccctaaaccctaaacctttcgtgttaaaaactcaatctaaattctaaatctaaaccctaaatctaaacgctaaaccctaaatttctaaaccctataaaccctaatatctaacctctataaaccctaatatctaaaacctcaacatacgctcgaaaagcaCGATAatggttatatattacttcttcgagcgttttccagccaaaataaaatcatttatcacaaagtgtctttattaaatgttcatactttcattcaatctataatgttcgtgaacaaagttttttaaaaaaaaaaacgaaaaaaaaaatttgcttcccccgcttccctccgattggttacttcccccttgatcctactcctacctatatatatatatatatatatatatatatatatatatatatatatatatatatatatatatatatatatatatatatatatatatatatatatatatatatggtgaggatccaAAGAGAACCAGAGGTGGTAGAGAACCGAGAGAACCAACAACTCGaccttcaatctgcgtgcagatcgaGTCAATCTGGGCACACTCTGTTCTTCTTAAGAAATTGAATCTCTCAAAATCAAACCTATAGCAAAAATTAAAAACGCAGATTTCATCTCGTGAATCTATGTGCAAAGTATCAGATTCTAACACCTAGATTTGAGCTCGAATTCGTGAGTTCATCTACAAAATTCACCTAGTCAATCGAATGTGCAGATTCTTAAATCAATCGAATTAATGTTTGAAATTGATGTTACCTTGTTCCAATAGCAGCGACTAGAAGATTTTGTGAAGGATTCAAGGTCGGAAAACAACTGAATCATAAAAATCAAAGTTACAGTTCATCTTCATCCATTCGTTCACTGTTCATCATGAAATTGAGGAATTCGATGATGATTTGGAGTATAATCCTTCAAGGAAGTTGATAATCGCAGCCTTAGGATCTTGTTTCATCGATTTTAACTTTCAATTTTGTTGATTTTGATGTCTGATAAAATTGGTAAAATCGGCAGGTGAGGGTTCGCTGGGTTCTCTGCTATGCAGAGTTCTTCCAggatcctttcaatatatatatatatatatatatatatatatatatatatatatatatatatatatatatatatatatatatatatatatatatcctacacTACAAGATTGTGTCACGGTCAAGATCGGAATCTAAGATCTTTGAATATTACTGTAATTGATATGAATTTAATAACGTAATCCAAACTAATTCCTATATATTCTATGTTCTATATATATTAACAGGTATCGTCTCCTTTAACACTTCAATATACAACACTTTAAATGCTAAAACTACTCGTTATCATTCTAGCCTTCATCTCACATGAACATGAAGCTATAGCTGAATATGTTCCACCATACTCTTCCGTAGTTATTCCAGTAACCAAACATACCGATGTTGCTAAACCCCTTTACAGTGTCGAGATTATGACATCCTTTGTGAACAAGCAATTCAGAACGGAAAACTCCCTTATAGACATCGACGCTCCCTTTATATGGCACAACTGCATTGTCTACTGGCACATGTATCCAGGCAAGTGCCCTAACAACAGACTTTGCCACTATCCGGTTTCATGTGAAGACCAAACATGTACTTGGGTCCGAACCAATTACTCGTATAAGAATCCTTTGTGTTCACCAGAAACCAACTGGTCTGGCTTACCTAGTTACGCTGTAGATTGTACGTGTCCGCTTAATGTGGTTAATCCGGTTACCGGTACATGCGGTGGGCCAGCCCTACTAAATGAGGACACTTTCACAGTGAATACAAGTAACGGTCGAAATGTTTTCGATTGGACTTATAACGCTTATCCTAACGCTGCGTGTGCTCCTTCTTCGTCTTATGCATCGTTTCCTGCTAATGTTACCGGTATCATGGCGTTTTCTACCTCATTGTACGCGTTACCAGAACACTTATATAAACCGCTTAAAAAATCATTATCTTTATGTTTGCCTAGCACATCGTTTGCGCGTGGGGTTATGTTCTTTGGAACGGGACCTTATTATCTTCTTCCTCATTCAAATGTTGACCTAACAAGTTATCTTTCTTATACTCCTTTACTAAAGCATCCCGACTCGTTTGGGTACTTTATCGACGTAAAGTCCATTGTGATTAAAAGCAGGTTTGTCGAAATTCCACCAAATACTACTACGAAGCTCAGTACAATTGACGCTTACACCACTCGTAGAACTGACATTTATAATAGCGTGGTTCGGAGATTTTCAAAGGTTACAAGACGATTACAACCAGCCGAACCAGTGGCGCCATTTGGTTATTGTTTTAGTACCTCCAACAATAATAATATGCGCAACACTGGTTTGAAAGTTCCGTATATTGATTTCGTCCTCCAAGGTGAGAAGAAGTGGACTATATCGACATCCAACTCGATTAAGCAAGTGACAAAAGACGTGGCATGTCTAGCATTTGTTGATGGTGGTGCAACGAGTGAACCTGCAATTGTGATTGGGACATTCATGTTCGAGGACAACTTTGTGGTGTTTGATTTAGAGAATTCGACTTTTGGGTTTAGTTCTTCGTTGTTACATAAGAACACGTCTTGTTCAAACTTCAACTTCACGCTTACCCATTTGCCCTGAAGCTATTATCAAAAGGCATATTCAACTTGTTGGAATCCTAGTATCCTAGTATAAAGATAAATGTTATGTGTTAATGTTAATGTCAATGTTTTAAAATAAAGAATGATACTTATCATTAACATTGACAAAATCATCACAATTGTGCATTAGTTATTTAGTTATTTATATTGTACAAGTATTTGATGCTCAATTGTGGTGAATATATGGAACCATAAGGTGGGGACTTCAACCACGCTTTAGCTTCCCCAGTCAAAGAAAACGAAAAAGTTCTAAATTTGAACGCCTCCACACTAACTCCGTTATGCTTCTACAAGTCACACAACTCGTCAATTGTCTCAAAGTGTTCGATAGGGTTGCCGCGACTCTTTTCCTCAAACAGATTATCTCGAACAATTTGCATAATCTTCCCCCTAATCTTCTAGATATCTGCAATGATCGCAGATCTCGTAGTGGTCGCTGGCAGAGCTGGAGGTGTTGCTCGCCTTGCATTCCACATCAGCTCATTATCCGAATCGGCCATCTTCTCGTCTTCGTAAACTGACTCGGGATCCGTCTTAGAAATATAGAATAGTAATGCTTGGGAATCCCCGAACGGTATTTGTTCGTCCTTGGGTTTGTAGCATCCGTGATAGGTTTTCTCAGGGTTAGAAAATGGATTTACTAGTTTTGCGTCGTCAGAACGTAATTTCATACACTTTCACCAAATTTGCAACCACACCACAACCAATAAACGCAAAGTAAaacacaaaaataaaaaataaaatcaagTAACTTTTGTAGGAGCACAAAATGATCAAATAACTTGACGTAAAATAAAATTTTAAACAAAACACCGCTCCTCGGCAATGATCTTTTGATATTTTACACTCATTTTAGTGGTTATGTGTTAAAGATTGTTCAAGCTTTAAAGTTATGCTACGGAAGATTTTATAAAGCTTTAGCGAAATATGAATTTTGAagataaatgcaagaaaacgagtTAAAATGAAGCAAAAAGGCAAAAAAAATTAGCAAAGGCCGTAAATTACTGCAATTTAGCCCTAATTTACCACCAAGCAAAAGAAAGTGAAGACAGAACAGTTCTGGCCATAATATTACGGCCTTGCTTTACGATGGGCCGTAATTTGCTGTCTAAGGCCGGCAGTTAGAAATAAGGAAGGTCCAAATTTGAGGGTTTTGACTTAGGGAACAAGTTTAGGTACATCTATAAATACTATACCCTAGGGCTACGATTTTATCACCCTTATATTCAGTTTTTGAGTATCAAACATCAACCCTAACATCAAAATCATCATTGTTTCAAGGATTAAGGCTAGTTCTTCATGCATCATCATCAAGTCAACATGTTTATTATCACCAAAATGTGTGGCTAGTTTCTTTAACTTTATTCCTTCCATGGACAATTAGTGCATGTTTTATTCGTTTAAGTTAATGTGGTTTTCAAGATTTTAATGCTTATGTCTTTTGAATTATAAATTTTGTAAACTGATAAAATAACTGTTAATGCAAGCTTGTTGACTATTGATTATCGCAAGACATGTTGTTATGATTTAACACATTGTGCTTAATCCAACTTAATTAATCTAGATTAAGGACAAagacaagtgtttaagttaaataaTTTGTACTCAAGATAATTGTGTTAGTGAACTTAAGAATTATTGTCTATGAGATTCGATTGGAATTTGAtagcataatacttgtttgaatgagtGCATGCGTGATTGGGATTGTGAAGGGATAAATGTTTTTAATCTATTGATAACAACTCTTTATTATACTATATATCTAAAAAGTATAGTCCAAATGAATAGTCAACTTTAAAGCACTCATAAAATTGCCCCAAACTTTATATTTTTTATAACTGAACCCCAAACTTTATAATAGTTACCTCCATACTTTTTTTAAACTTACCACaaattttttacattttataatttaaccatcaaactcctcattcattataaatcgcccATACATTTTTCACTATCTAATAACTactcactattattaatattattaatattattaaaattattattatcaaa includes these proteins:
- the LOC139854091 gene encoding chitinase CLP-like, with translation MLKLLVIILAFISHEHEAIAEYVPPYSSVVIPVTKHTDVAKPLYSVEIMTSFVNKQFRTENSLIDIDAPFIWHNCIVYWHMYPGKCPNNRLCHYPVSCEDQTCTWVRTNYSYKNPLCSPETNWSGLPSYAVDCTCPLNVVNPVTGTCGGPALLNEDTFTVNTSNGRNVFDWTYNAYPNAACAPSSSYASFPANVTGIMAFSTSLYALPEHLYKPLKKSLSLCLPSTSFARGVMFFGTGPYYLLPHSNVDLTSYLSYTPLLKHPDSFGYFIDVKSIVIKSRFVEIPPNTTTKLSTIDAYTTRRTDIYNSVVRRFSKVTRRLQPAEPVAPFGYCFSTSNNNNMRNTGLKVPYIDFVLQGEKKWTISTSNSIKQVTKDVACLAFVDGGATSEPAIVIGTFMFEDNFVVFDLENSTFGFSSSLLHKNTSCSNFNFTLTHLP